A region of Moorena producens PAL-8-15-08-1 DNA encodes the following proteins:
- the neuB gene encoding N-acetylneuraminate synthase, protein MRTLIIAEAGVNHNGDMATARKLIDVAADAGVDLVKFQTFKADCLVTTQAKKAEYQNHTTDSNESQHSMIRRLELTREMHQELIAHCQVRGISFFSTGFDLESIDLLVELGLDRFKIPSGEITNLPYLRHIGHYGKPIIMSTGMANLGEIEAALDILEQAGTGRDQITVLHCNTEYPTPIKDVNLRAMVTIREALGVAVGYSDHSLGIEVPIAAVALGATVIEKHFTLDRSLPGPDHRASMEPEELKAMVTAIRKIEQALGDGRKGPSPSEVKNKPIARKSIVAAGAIKAGEVFTACNLAVKRPGIGISPMRWDEVLGRKAIRDFESDELIEL, encoded by the coding sequence ATGAGGACTTTAATTATTGCTGAAGCTGGCGTCAACCACAATGGGGATATGGCAACTGCCAGGAAATTAATCGATGTTGCGGCAGATGCTGGGGTTGACTTAGTCAAGTTTCAAACCTTTAAGGCTGATTGCCTGGTGACCACCCAGGCCAAGAAAGCTGAGTATCAGAATCACACCACAGATAGCAATGAATCTCAGCATAGCATGATTCGCAGGTTGGAGTTAACTCGGGAAATGCATCAAGAGTTAATTGCCCACTGCCAGGTGCGTGGTATTAGCTTTTTCTCAACCGGCTTTGATCTCGAGAGTATTGATCTGTTAGTAGAACTGGGGCTAGACCGTTTCAAGATTCCTTCAGGGGAAATTACCAATTTGCCCTACTTACGGCATATTGGGCATTACGGTAAGCCCATCATTATGTCTACGGGCATGGCCAACTTGGGGGAAATCGAAGCTGCTCTAGATATTCTGGAGCAGGCCGGTACAGGGCGTGATCAGATCACGGTACTTCACTGCAATACCGAGTACCCTACCCCGATCAAAGATGTCAACTTGCGGGCCATGGTGACTATTCGGGAGGCTCTGGGAGTAGCTGTAGGCTATTCAGACCATAGCTTGGGCATTGAAGTCCCCATTGCTGCGGTGGCTTTGGGGGCTACAGTGATTGAAAAACATTTTACCCTTGATCGCTCCCTGCCAGGACCAGACCATCGGGCCAGTATGGAACCTGAGGAGTTGAAGGCAATGGTTACAGCCATTCGTAAGATTGAGCAGGCTCTGGGGGATGGACGCAAGGGTCCGAGCCCAAGTGAAGTAAAGAATAAACCCATTGCCCGCAAATCCATCGTAGCGGCTGGTGCTATTAAGGCTGGGGAAGTCTTTACAGCATGTAATTTGGCAGTGAAGCGACCAGGTATTGGTATTTCCCCGATGCGCTGGGATGAGGTGTTGGGACGAAAGGCGATCCGTGATTTTGAGTCGGATGAGCTGATTGAGCTATGA
- a CDS encoding acetyltransferase, whose product MTIKPIILVGAGGHGRACIDVIEQQGHFTIVGLVGRSDEVGTSVLGYPVLGTDADLPELRHKSPNALVTLGQIKTPNHRIRLFELLVQMGFCLPTIFSPQAYVSRHSRVGEGTIVMHGALVNAGASVGRNCILNTRAVVEHDVVIGDHCHVSTTVIINGGTQVGAGTFIGSNSSLREQIRVGQNCLIGMGQQVLRDVEDGSRVLNK is encoded by the coding sequence GTGACTATAAAGCCAATTATCTTAGTCGGTGCTGGTGGCCATGGTAGAGCTTGCATCGATGTGATCGAGCAACAGGGACACTTTACCATTGTAGGTTTGGTGGGAAGGTCCGATGAGGTCGGGACGTCTGTTTTAGGGTATCCAGTATTGGGAACGGATGCAGATTTGCCTGAGCTTCGTCACAAAAGCCCCAATGCTCTAGTTACCCTAGGCCAAATTAAGACACCGAACCATCGTATTCGACTATTTGAGTTGTTGGTGCAAATGGGATTCTGCTTGCCGACGATTTTCTCTCCACAAGCCTATGTTTCCCGTCACAGCAGGGTGGGCGAAGGCACGATTGTGATGCATGGGGCATTAGTCAATGCTGGAGCCTCGGTTGGGCGTAACTGCATCCTCAACACCCGCGCCGTAGTCGAACATGACGTGGTTATCGGAGATCATTGTCATGTGTCCACAACAGTTATTATTAACGGTGGCACACAAGTTGGAGCAGGTACCTTTATTGGCAGCAACAGTAGTCTGCGAGAACAAATTCGAGTAGGTCAAAATTGTCTAATTGGCATGGGGCAGCAGGTGTTAAGGGATGTTGAAGATGGCAGCCGAGTGCTAAATAAGTAA
- a CDS encoding LegC family aminotransferase produces MSASIVNSIIKAIQGVVGHDPVPLHEPRFTGCEWDYLKECLDSTFVSSVGQFVDRFEGELAAYTGANHAVAVVNGTAALHVALRLAGVQPKDEVLIPALTFIATANAVAYCEAIPHLVDSEAHTLGVDPLALRDYLKTIAEISDGQCINRLTNRVIRVLVPMHTFGHPVDLDGLLAVAQDFHLTLIEDAAESLGSCYHGQHTGTFGRMGTLSFNGNKTITTGGGGAILTNDSELARQAKHLTTTAKVPHRWEYVHDQIGYNYRMPNLNAALGCAQLEQLPGFLMAKRCLFEQYQTAFKDVPGVQIITEPEGCQSNYWLQTLMLEESVASQRDEILAATNEAGLMTRPVWTLMHRLRPYQDCPRMNLPVAEGLERRLINLPSSAGLMLGKVTPIDQELS; encoded by the coding sequence ATGAGTGCTTCCATTGTCAACTCCATTATCAAAGCCATCCAAGGGGTAGTGGGTCATGACCCCGTCCCATTACATGAGCCGAGGTTTACTGGATGTGAGTGGGACTACCTGAAAGAATGCCTGGACTCCACTTTTGTCTCTTCTGTGGGTCAATTTGTAGACCGCTTTGAAGGGGAGCTAGCCGCTTATACCGGTGCTAACCATGCTGTGGCAGTAGTCAACGGCACCGCAGCACTCCATGTGGCCTTACGCCTGGCAGGGGTGCAGCCTAAGGATGAGGTCTTGATTCCAGCCCTAACCTTTATCGCCACGGCTAATGCAGTGGCCTACTGTGAGGCCATTCCCCACCTAGTGGATAGCGAAGCCCATACCCTGGGGGTGGATCCTCTGGCCTTGCGGGACTACCTCAAAACCATTGCTGAAATCTCCGATGGTCAGTGTATCAATCGTCTCACTAACAGGGTGATTCGGGTGTTGGTTCCCATGCATACCTTCGGCCATCCGGTAGATCTGGATGGGCTGCTGGCAGTGGCTCAGGACTTTCACCTCACCCTCATTGAAGATGCGGCTGAGTCTTTGGGGAGTTGCTATCATGGCCAACATACGGGCACCTTTGGGCGGATGGGTACCCTCAGCTTTAATGGTAATAAGACCATTACCACAGGCGGCGGTGGTGCGATTCTGACTAATGATTCAGAGTTGGCCAGGCAGGCCAAGCACCTGACCACAACTGCAAAGGTGCCCCACCGCTGGGAATATGTGCATGATCAGATTGGTTATAACTACCGGATGCCCAATCTTAATGCAGCCCTCGGGTGTGCCCAGCTTGAGCAGCTTCCTGGCTTTTTGATGGCGAAACGGTGTTTGTTTGAGCAGTATCAGACTGCCTTTAAGGATGTGCCTGGTGTACAGATTATCACGGAGCCGGAGGGTTGTCAAAGTAATTATTGGTTACAGACGCTGATGTTAGAGGAGTCTGTTGCTAGTCAGCGGGATGAGATTCTGGCCGCAACCAACGAAGCTGGGCTGATGACCCGCCCGGTTTGGACATTGATGCATCGGCTGAGGCCCTATCAGGATTGTCCAAGAATGAACCTTCCTGTAGCCGAAGGGTTGGAGAGAAGACTGATTAATCTACCGAGTAGTGCAGGATTAATGTTAGGTAAAGTCACACCCATTGATCAGGAGCTATCGTGA